The following nucleotide sequence is from Phycisphaera sp..
CAACCTGGGAGCGGGTCGGGCGTAGTACGGTGTGGGGTGGTCGGCAAGATCGGTTCTGGTGCGAGGAGGCCCCGATGGGCAACGGCAGGGCGCGTGGATTTACGCTGATCGAGCTGCTGGTGGTGATCTCGATCATCGGGGTTCTCATGGGCATCCTGATCCCGGCGCTGGCTGGGGCGCGGCTGACGGCGCGATCGACGGTCGGGGTGGCCAACCTGCGGAGCTTGTCGCAGCTCATGATGCTGTACGAGCACGAGCAGCGGTTCTTCCCCACGCCGTTCAACTCCGAGGATGGCCGGGGGCGGCGCGTGCCGGGCACGGTGTGGAGCGACGCGCTGCACCCGACCCAGGACGAGCCGGTGTGGAACTTCGAGGTGCCCAGCGCCCCGCAGTGGAGTACGGAGTTCTTCGGGGTGTACTGGTATTCGTGGCTGAGCGATTGGAACGCGCAGGGCGGGCGCGACACCGAGGTGCAGTACTCGCCGGCCGATCGGCTGGGGCTTGATCAATTGAACCAGTATCGGTCGTTGCAAGAGAGCCGCAACGGGCAATACCTGTGGCCTTCGAGTTATTACATGAGCCCGACGCTGTGGAGTGCGCCCAGCCGGTTCGGGGCGGGCACGCGTGGAGCAATGAACGCCGGGACGCTCGCGCCCACGTCGACGGCGAGCATCGGCCAGCCGGCCGACAAGGTGCTGCTGTGGGAGCGTGCGGATTTTGCCAAGAACAACAGGATCGCGATCAGCGGCGGGAGCGCGACGCGGCAGAAGATGGCGCCCAACTGGTGCAACCCCGAGGCGCGGCCGCACGTGGCGACGGGTGACGGCGGCGTGCGGCAGGCCGACATGCGCAAGATTGGCGAGGCGGCGGCGGAGAACGACGAGTTCTTGCCGGGCGGGCGCATCCAGCCGAGCGACCTGATGCCGCTGTTCCCGAGTTGGCGGCCCGAGCGGCTCCAGCCGCTGGGCGGCGTGGCGGGGAGCGATGGGGAGTATCCGCTGTACTTCTGGGCTACGAACGGTGGGGTTCGTGGGGTTGATCTGCCGCGGTAGGGGTGAAGCCCATGCCCTTGCGGAAGTAGGCGATGGCGAAGAGGGCGACGGCGATGCTGAGGCCCATCGTGATCGGCCACCCGTAGGGCGGATCGATGGGCAGCAGATTCGGCGTGGGGAATTGGCTTGTCGCCGGAAGGCCGAATAGCCTGAAGACCCCGTCACTACTAAACGACAAGGTTGCCGGCAGCGTGACCAAGGGCGCCATGGTTCCCACGGCCAGGCCCATGAGTAGCCTGGAGCTCAGCGTTCGGCTGCGCTGGGCTAGCGACTGCAGATAGAACACCGTGTACACGGGCAGGAAGATGAAGGCCAACCACAGGATGAAGATGTGGTCGAGCGGGCTGCGGCTGCTCCAGGTGAACTGGTCCGTGCCGACGAGCGCGAAGATGATGGCGGACATGGCGGCCGTGGCCACGGCGATGCAGGCCATGATGCGGATGACGGTGCGGAGCATCTTGGCCCTGGCGTCTTCGCCGGGGAGGCGTTGGGAAGAAAGCGCCCACATGTGCTGGGCGGCGACGCCCGTGGCG
It contains:
- a CDS encoding prepilin-type N-terminal cleavage/methylation domain-containing protein gives rise to the protein MGNGRARGFTLIELLVVISIIGVLMGILIPALAGARLTARSTVGVANLRSLSQLMMLYEHEQRFFPTPFNSEDGRGRRVPGTVWSDALHPTQDEPVWNFEVPSAPQWSTEFFGVYWYSWLSDWNAQGGRDTEVQYSPADRLGLDQLNQYRSLQESRNGQYLWPSSYYMSPTLWSAPSRFGAGTRGAMNAGTLAPTSTASIGQPADKVLLWERADFAKNNRIAISGGSATRQKMAPNWCNPEARPHVATGDGGVRQADMRKIGEAAAENDEFLPGGRIQPSDLMPLFPSWRPERLQPLGGVAGSDGEYPLYFWATNGGVRGVDLPR